AGAAGGCGGGGCAGGTTGCGCGTGACACCGAGCAGGCCATCCAGAAGATGCAGACCCATGCCAAGCGTATGCAAAGCCTGCTGGAGAAGATGGCCAAGAGCAAGGACCCGAAAGAACGCCAGCAACTCATGCAGGAATACATGAAAACCCTGCAGGAAAACGCCGCCATGGCGCAAGGCATGATGGGCATGGACTGCCCCATGATGGGATCCGGAATGGGGCAAGGCATGGGCATGGGCATGGGTATGATGGGCCAAGGCATGGGCATGATGGGTGGCGGTCAGGGCGGCATGGGCCCCGACGCCATGATGAACCGCATGCAGATGCTGGAGAAGCGTATGGACATGATGCAGATGATGATGGAGCAGATGTCCAAGGGGCAGCCTGCCGCCCCGGCCGCCAAGTAGCGCGTCGTTCAGGGAGCGGACATGCACTACTTCGGATGGGAAGGCGGCATGGGCTGGGGCGGCCTGTGGATGGTGTTGTGGTGGGTCCTGCCCGTGATTGCCGTCGCAGCGCTGGTGATGTGGCTGGGGCGCGCGGATCGGCGCGGGCTGGACAAGACTGCGCTGGACATCCTGAAGGAACGCTATGCGCGCGGCGAGATCGACAAGGCCGAGTTCGAGCAGAAGCGGCGTGACCTGGAAGTCTAGGGCGCAAGATCACAGGCAATGTCGTGCATGCTCACGAACCGCCTACCGCCCGGCGCCGCTATGGGCACGACTGTTTGCAGTGATCGACACCCTGGATGCCATGACAACCGACCGTCCGTATCCCAACGCGCTGTCCTTCGATGACGCCAAGATGGAAATCCGCCGGCTGTCCGGCAGTCAGCTCGATTCCGTCGCGGTGCAGGCATTCCTGGCGGAAGAGCCGACGCTGCGCGAAATGGTGGCGCGCAAATGCGGTGACGCGCCGCCGATTTCCTTGCCGGGCTGAAGGCGCGCCATGGTCACCGATCCCGTATGCGGCATGCGCGTTAACGTACAGGATGCGGCCGGCAAGCTGTCCTATCAGAGCAAGGAATACTTCTTCTGCTCCGATCGTTGCCTGCTTCTGCGCGCTGGGCATCGCCACGCTGGCGGCCTGAGTGGTGGGTGTCGGCAAGGGTGCGGAGGCCGGCATCCTGATTCGCGGCGGCGAGGTGCTGGAGCGCGCCAAGAGCCTGACCACGGTCGTGTTCGACAAGGCCGGTACGCTCACCCGCGGCGAACCCAACGTCACCGACATCGTACCGCTGGGGGCTCGACGAAGGCGAAGTGCTGCGGCTCGCAACGGCGGTGGAGGCGGGCTCGGAGCATCCGCTGGGGGAGGCCATCGGGCGCGAGCTGGGGCGGCGGATGCGGGCCGTACAGTAGGCGGGGGAATCATGACCCGCGCGGTGATCCGGCGCGGGCACGCCCCCGAGCGGAGCGCAGCGGATGTCTGCGCGGTTGACGCATGAAAGGCTTGTTGCCTAAGCTGATCTTATGATGCGCAAGA
The DNA window shown above is from Burkholderiales bacterium and carries:
- a CDS encoding SHOCT domain-containing protein; amino-acid sequence: MHYFGWEGGMGWGGLWMVLWWVLPVIAVAALVMWLGRADRRGLDKTALDILKERYARGEIDKAEFEQKRRDLEV
- a CDS encoding YHS domain-containing protein, which gives rise to MVTDPVCGMRVNVQDAAGKLSYQSKEYFFCSDRCLLLRAGHRHAGGLSGGCRQGCGGRHPDSRRRGAGARQEPDHGRVRQGRYAHPRRTQRHRHRTAGGSTKAKCCGSQRRWRRARSIRWGRPSGASWGGGCGPYSRRGNHDPRGDPARARPRAERSGCLRG